In Planctomycetota bacterium, the genomic window TCCTGATAATACTTATTACAGGAATCCTATGTATCGGAGTTACCGCCTGGGCGACTAAGCCTGCGGAACTTCCTTCCGGCGTTACCATTATAAAGCCAATGGATAAAGCCAATAACCCATATCAAAAGGAATACGATGAAATGCTTGCACCTACAGTTATGATTGAAACGCTGACGGGATGCGGAAGCGGGGTTGTAATTCCGAGTTCAATAGTTCAACAGCTTAATAGTTCAAAAGAAACTTACATATTAACGGCTGCTCATGTAGTGGGGAAATACGCCAAAGTTGAAGTTACATTTTACAATTACGATAATTCTACATTTAACATAATTACGGCATCCGTAGTAATGACAGATACTTCCAAAGACTTAGCCCTTCTTCGTGTTCTTTGTGACCTTAGTGGTGAAAAGATTTATCCAGCGAAGTTGGCAAAGAGGGATTACAAGCCATATCTATTTGCAGAAGTTTGGGTGGTTGGATGTTCTTTAGGATTAGACCCCAGGCCTTCTTTTGGTCATCTTTGCGCCTTAGCGGTCGATTCTTGGGAAGTCTCTGCACCTGTTCTACCTGGGAATTCGGGCGGGCCTGTATATGCGAAGCGAAGCGCCGTCCCGTCTAATGACGGGAACGCCTACCAATATGAGTTAATCGGTATTGCTGTGTGGGTCAGGCTGTATGGCGACCAGTTAATAACTACCATGGCGGGAATAGTTCCTATCTCGGAAATATACAATTTCCTCGACCAAAGGACTAAAGAACCGAAGGACGAAAGGACATTAAATAGTTCTTCCGTTTTTCCGTTCCTCAGTTCTTCTGTTCGTCAATCAGACGCATCGAGGTGTCTTTCCGTTAGCATGCGCGGAAGGGAGATGTATCGGCGGATAGATAAATTAATGAAGTATCCCTACCCGACAGAAACAGGAAGTGGCCCCGGCACCTTCGGCCGGGACGACCGAACATGTTTAATCTGTAGGGTCGGGACCTTCGGGGATACTACCATGAGTACAGTAAAACTATGGATAAAGCTGGCCGTAAACCCGCTGACGACTGCCGTGCCTAAGATGGCTGAACTTTGGGCGAATGGTCTGTCCAACAATGCGGACAAGCTGATTGACCGCATTAAGACGACTATCCCGGATGAAATCACCTATCTTTCACGGATTGCCGAACCTGCGGAACAGGAATTCCGGAAAGTGCTTGACCCTGCTTTTATCAGCCGTAAAGGCAAAAACAAGAACAGGATAAATGCCACACAGGCTTATAAAATCAAGCAGGCATGGGCAAGGTATCTGAAGAATCTTGAATATATGTTTGAGAACGTTGACGGCGTCGCCGCCAAGAGGTTTAAAGACAAAGTTCAGGCTTCCAAAGATGCTTATGCCGACAGGTTAAGCGAAACCACGCTTGCCTTGACAGGCGTTAAGGCATTGGAATCCGGTCCGGCAAGGATAGCGGTGTTCTGGTTATCAGGCGACTCAAAAGCCAAAGGGCTGATGAGAGCCGCTGACCAGTACGTTGCCGCGAGCGAACCTTTTAACGTCACCACGATGGAAAAGAGGAATTCGCTCAGGTCTTTGTTATTCGCTCGCCTGATTCAGGGAGGGATAACAATCATCCATGCGGGAATGGGGATGCCGGTCATAACGGAAGTCAATACCCTCTTGAACTCGCTTGTTCAGGGGATGATTGACCCGATGTTAGGGCTGGAAAGCTTTACTCCAGGCGGAGCAAGCCACGTTGACTTTATCAAGGATAACGGACAGTTGTTCTTGGAGGTAAAAGTCAGTCAGGTGTAAACGTGGAAACGTTTATAAGCTGATAGGTTGATAAGAGGGCGTCCCAATCAAAGGGGTTGCGGACGCCCCTTATTTTATTCAATCACCGTAGTGCCCCACCTGCGCTATCGCTTCGGGGGCGTCGTTGCTACTCCGCATTTCTCCCCTTTCACTTCGTTGCGGGGGCTACCGATTGATTAAAAACAGAATGGTGCTTATTCTACAATGGTTTCACACTTGGGAAGGGCATTAATGAAGAATCTGCCATACTGCTTGGTGACCACTCTATTATCCAGTATCACAACCATGCCCTTATCCGTCTTGGTCCTAATTAATCTCCCGAATCCCTGCCTCAGCTTGATTATCGCCTCCGGCAGGAAATAGCCCATGAAAGAATCTATTCCCTCACGCTCCATCTTCTCTATCTTCGCCTCGACCACCGGTTCGGAAGGCACTGGGAAAGGGAGCTTGGTGATAATAATATTTTCCAATGCCGCGCCCGGCACATCCACACCCTGCCAGAAGCTGTCCGCCCCGAAGATGACCGAGCCGACCCGGTTCTTGAATTCCTCCAGCATCTTGTGACGCGGCAGGTCCTTGCCCTGCAGATATGCCGCCATCCCGGCTTTTTCCAGCTCCGGATAAAGATGCTCATACATCCGGTTCATGAGGTCATAGCTCGTAAAAAGGACAAAGGCGCTTCCTTTGGAAAGATTGAGGTATTTCATTATCCGCTCTCCCGCCATCGGCAGGAACGATGCCTTGTCATTCGGGTCCGGCATGTCACGCGTCAGGAACATCCTGACCTGCTTCTGGTAATCAAAGGGCGAGCCGAGAATCACTTCCCCGGTCTTTTCTATCCCGAGTATTTTCTTGAGATACCCCAGCCCGTCCTTTTGCGCAGTTGCCAAGGTCGCGCTGGTGAGTACCACGCTTTTTAATCTCCCGAAGAGAATCTTTTTCAGGCTTTCCGCCACAGAGACCGGGGCGCTTTTCAGGATGATGTTCGGGCGGTTAAAACGGGACTTCCGCTTTTCTATCCAATAGACTCCATTCGGAGTATTTGTTGTATTCACCGAGGGAGAGTCTTCGCACTCGCTCACGTCTGATTGCTTCACAAAGTTTTCCAGTTCCAGTGCCAGCGATGCGGTGCGTATAAGGAACGCGTTCAGTTCTGTTTCATCAAATTTCCGTGCCCCCTTCATATTTTTCTTCTTCAAGAGTTCGTCTTTGAGTTCTTTCAGGTCGAAGTGGAGACGGGAGAGTTCGGCGGAGAGGGGATTGGGGACAAAATCCTTTTTCCTGACGCGGCCGTTTTCCGGCGCCTCGTTTTCATACCACTCGATAATCGAATTGAAGAAGCATTCCGCGGCATCGCGCGCGGATTGGAGCGATTCCTTGCAGCGCCTTAACGGCGTAATCTTGGGAGGGATAAATGAGAGCAATCCCTTATTCGTCCGCGGGTTATAGATGGAATTAAGCAAATAATTAACGCGGTAGTTGGAGATATCCAGCCCTAAATGGCTCTGGGCGACGCTTTCCAGCCGGTGGGCCTCGTCTATTATCGCCACGTCGTAATTCGGGAGGATGTTGTTTTCCTCCTCGCGCATCAGGGCGTCCATAAGAAGGAGCGCGTGGTTGACGACGATGATATCGGCGTTCCAGACGGCGTTCCTCGCCAGCCGGTAAAAGCATTGGCGGTAATAAGTGCATTTCTTCCCGGAGCAGTTATCGCGCTCGCAGGAGACCTCTGACCAGACCTTGTCCGAAGGCGTCCAGCTGATATCGGAGAGGCTGCCTTCCTTGGTCTTGGCTGACCATTCCTTTAATCGGGAGAGCTCCTCCAGTTCAAGAGAAGTCTCGAAGAGTTCGGATTGGTAATTGGCGGCGCGGTTAAGTCGCCTGAGGCACAGATAATTATTGCGCCCTTTGACCAGTGCCGAGGTAAAAGGAACGCCAAGAATATCTTTTAAGAGAGGCAGGTCTTTATGGAAAATCTGTTCCTGGAGATTAATGGTATGTGTGGAGATGACGACTGCTTGGCTGTTAATACCTTCTGCGGTGTCTTCACGTGTTTCCCTGGCAGAGCAGGCATAGGCGATAGCGGGAATAAGGTAGGCAAAGGTCTTGCCCACTCCGGTGCCTGCCTCGACCATCAAGTGTTGTGATTCGTTAATTGCCTTGACGACCGCCTTGAACATTTCGACCTGTTGTGGCCGCGTTTCGTAGCCGGGCATCTTCTTGGAAATGAGTCCGTTGGGTGAGAATATTTCTTCAGGATTCATTGTAGTAATATATTACATCAACTTGTCTTTCCGTGCTTGCCGCCCTTGGCGAGCCTCGCCTTTGGTGGGACTCGGAATCTATTTTCTGGATTCCCGCTGGAGTTTATCCCGCCTTTCGGCGGGGCGGGAATGACATGTGGCGCCGGAATGACAATCGGGAAAGATACTTCATTTCTTCCACTCCTTCGGAGTAAGGGTTTTATTTGCCGACCACCAGTTGTCCCATACTGCTTTACCGGTAAATGCCTGGTTGGTGAAATAGGATATTATTTTACGGGCTTTATCCCTTACCTGGGTATCCGGGTTTTCCAGGAAGTTAGCGACTTTTTCAAGCTTTGTGCATTCGCCCAAAGAGACCAGCGCGGCAGAGGCTTTCATGCTGACCATGGGGTCGTCATCAGTTGAAAGCCTTGAAAGCGAGCTTCTGGCTTCCGGGAAGGTTTTTGCGCCGCCGCCTGCCTTGAAATAAGAGGAATACTGTTTGATTTCCGTATTGTCCTCTATCAGCTCGTATTCAGGCTGTTCGGTTATGATAAGGTAAAAGAGGTCAGCCAGGAGAGTTTTGAGTGTGGCATGCTGGTCGCGGTATTTTTCCGTGATATTCTGGTAAACGGTTTTATTGTTGAATTGGCCGTAATAAGCGAGGATAATCATTCCTTTGGTTGCACGTATCTTTTTTGCCAGGTCGCCTTTCTGGTATTCTTCGAATAGTATTTTGAGCGCGTTTGCCGGGTTTCCTGCCAGCGCCTTGGCAAGCGGTTCAAGGTTCGGCGATTCGGTATCCAATATGGCCGCTTTTAAGGTTTCGTCGGGAGAGGCGGCTTTTGGTTTTCCATCATCCGGTTTTTCCTTAAAGAATTGGATGTATACACTAATTCCGATGGCGGCCAGGGCGATAATGGTGATAGCAAACCTGACCAGCGGCTGTTGGAAGAATGAAAACTTTCGTTGGGCGCGCCCGCTTTTCATGAATCCGACCTGCGTTCCGCAGGCATGGCAGATAACATCTCCCTGAGGTATTTCCGCGCGGCATTTGGGGTTGGGGCAGCGCTTGGTTCCGGAGCTCTCCGGCGGAGGCAAAGGCGCTTTTTTATCGCCTTTGGCAGGAGATGGCGCGGTTTCCTTTTGCTTTGGCGGTTCGTTTTCCAGAGGTAGCAATTCCAGTTTATCCGAGGTTGGGCGTTTAGGGATAGGGACTTCAACCGCCATGGCGCATTGGGGGCATTTTACTTTTTTACCGGCCAGTTCGTCCTTGGTCTTTATTTTCTTACCGCATTTACAGGAGAAAAGTATCGGCATAAAATAGAATAATAACAAAACTTTTGAATAAAGCAAGTTTTGTTAGACATATATTTAAGTAACTCGTAGAGATTTTCTTGCTTGTGATAAGCCAAAGGGATATAATTGATATATGCTGAAAATGGTTTCACAGGATTTGCAATATCCCCCTTCAAGGGAAGAGCTGATAGACCAGATGTATTATCATTCCTATCCGTTTTTCCTGGAAAGCCTGATGGAGAATCCATCGTTCGGCAGGTATTCATATTATGGGTCAGACCCGTTTCTGGTTTTGAAGTCCAAGGGAATGCGGATTACGGTTATCAAGTCGAATAAAGTAATCCATAAAACCGGTAATCCTTTTAGTGAGCTGAAGGAAATACTGAAAACATACAGGCTGGAATCCGCGCCCTTGGGTGAAGAGACGGCTCCGTTTATCGGCGGCGGGGTAGGTTATATGGGTTACGACCTGTGCCATTTTGTGGAGAAACTTCCGAACACGGCGAAAGACGACCTGGGTTTTCCGGATATGTTTTTCGCCTTTTACAATCAACTGATTGTCCATGACCACCTGAAAAACAAGATGACTCTGGTCAGATTGGTGGCCGCGGATAATTCAATCTCCAAGCCAATCTGCATGAGCATGACCGGCCGCCGGTTCAGGATTAAGGAGACGATGCCGACCAAGTTCGTATCCAATTTCAGCCGGGCGGATTATTTGAGGGCGGTAAAGGAAGCCAAAGAGTATATCGCAGCGGGTGATATTTACCAGGTCAATCTTTCCCAGCGGTTCAAGACGGATTTTTACGGTTCGCCTTTACATCTATATAAGAAGCTGAGCAAGATTAACCCGGCGCCTTTCAGCGCGTTTCTTAGGCCGAATCCGTGGCAGATTGTTATGAGCTCTTCCCCGGAGCGGTTCCTGAAGGTGAAAGACGGAGTGGTCGAAACCAGGCCGATAAAGGGAACCAGGCCGCGCGGGAAGACAAAGAGCGAAGATAATAAATTGAAGAAAGCGCTTTTGGAAAGCGAGAAAGATAATGCGGAGCTTGCCATGATTGTGGATTTGGAGCGTAATGACCTGGGCCGGGTGTGCAAATACGGCTCGGTCAAAGTGACAAATGCAAGAGAGTTGGAAAGCTACCAAACGGTGCATCACTTAGTGGCAACCGTAAAGGGGGAACTGTCGCCTGATAAGGATGTAGTCGATTTAATCAAGGCGTCGTTTCCGGGCGGTTCGATTACCGGCGCGCCGAAGATACGGGCGATGGAAATAATAGACGAACTGGAACCGACCGCGCGCGGGCCTTATACGGGCGCTTTGGGCTGGATAGGGTTCGACGGCACGATGGATTTATCCATTGCCATAAGAATTTTACTTGTAGATACACCCCTTAATCAGACGATAAATAAAGTATATTATCAGGTCGGCGGCGGTATTGTTGCCGATTCTGTGCCTGAAGCCGAATATAAAGAAACGCTGGATAAAGGCAGGGCTCTGGAGAGGGCATTAATTGAAAGCCAGAACAGCTGATGACTAATTTAGCATATATGAATGCAGGGACTGCTTTGAATACCGCCAATATTTTCAGCATTTTCGCTTCTGTCCAGGGAGAAGGCATTTATGTAGGAGTCCCCCAAATATTCATACGTTTTACCGGATGCAATATCCGATGCGGTTATTGCGATACGGCAGAGGCGCTTACGCCGCAGGCGATTGCCCGGGTTGAGGCAACGCCGTTTTCCGGAAATATGACGCTGTTATCAAACCCGCTTTCAATCGAAGTGATTGCCGGCCATGTAAAAGGGATGAATGATAGTTTTAACGGATTTCATTCGATCGCGTTGACCGGCGGAGAGCCCTTGGTCAGCAACGGGTTTCTGAAGAAGCTTTTACCGGCACTTAAGGGGACCGGGTTAAGGATATTCCTGGAAACCAACGGGACATTACCGGAAAAGTTGGAAGAAATGATAGAAATGGTGGATATTGTTTCAATGGATATAAAAATACCGTCCAGTATGCAGAACGGAACGATTGATTGGAATAAAACCAAGGCGTTCTTGGAAATTGCCTCCAGGAAAGATTGTTACGTGAAAATAATTATAGACGATAAAATCCAGGAGGAGGAATTAAAGAAAGCGGGCGATTTGGCGGCAAGTATCAATCCGGATATGCCGGTGGTAATACAACCGGTTTCTTCAGGCAGTAACGGGAAAAGCGGCAGTTGCGTTTCCCTGAAGAAACTTGCCGATGCCTACGGCATTTTACGGGCAGTGCTGAGCGATGTGCGGATAATACCGCAGGTCCATAAACTGGCCGGATGGAATTAATAAATACTTGAAACTTAAGGCGTTTTGATTTATTATGCTGGCTAATATGTTTTCTCCCAAAGAACTGTTAAGCGTTGAAATCGGCGGGGAATACCTGAAGCTTGCCCATATCAAGAAATCCGGAAGCGGAGTCCGCGTACTTAAGATGGTGAGCAAGGATATCCGCCCCCTTTCCGATGACGAGATTTCAGAATTTATAAAGAATTACGTTGCCGAGAACCAGATTAAAACCAAAAAGGTTATTACGTTCATCAGCCCGCGTTATACGATAAACAAAAACATAGAACTGCCTTCCACTAACGAAGCGGAAATAAAAGAAATCATCAATCTGCAAGCCAGCCGCCATACGCCGTATTCAAGGGATGAAATTGTTATTGATTATATCCCGATAGGCGTTATCAAGGGCGGTTATACAAAAGTGCTTTTGGTGATAGTAAACAAGGATATTATCAAAAAATACCAGGATATCCTGGAACGGACCGGATTAGAATTAACGAAAGTAGTTTTGGGCAAGGAAATAATCTGCCGGTGGTTCCAGGAATTAAGAGGCGCCCAGCAGGAACCGGTTTGCCTGCTACACGTGGATTATGCCGGCACCGATTTTTTGGTGGTGCAGGACGGCAAGGTGATTTTTGCCAGAAACATTCCGATAGGGGCCTATCAATTAAATTATGAAGGACCGGCGCAACAGGAAAGATTCCTGAAAGAAATCCAGAGTTCCCTGGAAAGTTACCAGGTGGAAAACGTGGACAAGTTCAAACGGGTGGTAATGGTTGGGGCGGTTGATAAGCTGGCAGAATTGCCGAAAGTATTGGGAACCCAGTTTGGTTTTTCGGTAATGAACGAACCGTATTTTGACCGTGCTTCTTTCATGCCGGAAGTGCAGTCTGTCAAGGAAGCGGATAGCAAGGAAATGTCTTATTTACCGGCGTTATACGCACCGTTGTGTTATCAATTAAATGATTTTATCGACCTTACACCCGAGGATATCCGCCTGCGCGAAATCATGGCGGAAAAGAGCCGCGACCTTATATTCACCG contains:
- a CDS encoding trypsin-like peptidase domain-containing protein — its product is MTTKLQVTSSKLKVGRLLIILITGILCIGVTAWATKPAELPSGVTIIKPMDKANNPYQKEYDEMLAPTVMIETLTGCGSGVVIPSSIVQQLNSSKETYILTAAHVVGKYAKVEVTFYNYDNSTFNIITASVVMTDTSKDLALLRVLCDLSGEKIYPAKLAKRDYKPYLFAEVWVVGCSLGLDPRPSFGHLCALAVDSWEVSAPVLPGNSGGPVYAKRSAVPSNDGNAYQYELIGIAVWVRLYGDQLITTMAGIVPISEIYNFLDQRTKEPKDERTLNSSSVFPFLSSSVRQSDASRCLSVSMRGREMYRRIDKLMKYPYPTETGSGPGTFGRDDRTCLICRVGTFGDTTMSTVKLWIKLAVNPLTTAVPKMAELWANGLSNNADKLIDRIKTTIPDEITYLSRIAEPAEQEFRKVLDPAFISRKGKNKNRINATQAYKIKQAWARYLKNLEYMFENVDGVAAKRFKDKVQASKDAYADRLSETTLALTGVKALESGPARIAVFWLSGDSKAKGLMRAADQYVAASEPFNVTTMEKRNSLRSLLFARLIQGGITIIHAGMGMPVITEVNTLLNSLVQGMIDPMLGLESFTPGGASHVDFIKDNGQLFLEVKVSQV
- a CDS encoding DEAD/DEAH box helicase, with protein sequence MNPEEIFSPNGLISKKMPGYETRPQQVEMFKAVVKAINESQHLMVEAGTGVGKTFAYLIPAIAYACSARETREDTAEGINSQAVVISTHTINLQEQIFHKDLPLLKDILGVPFTSALVKGRNNYLCLRRLNRAANYQSELFETSLELEELSRLKEWSAKTKEGSLSDISWTPSDKVWSEVSCERDNCSGKKCTYYRQCFYRLARNAVWNADIIVVNHALLLMDALMREEENNILPNYDVAIIDEAHRLESVAQSHLGLDISNYRVNYLLNSIYNPRTNKGLLSFIPPKITPLRRCKESLQSARDAAECFFNSIIEWYENEAPENGRVRKKDFVPNPLSAELSRLHFDLKELKDELLKKKNMKGARKFDETELNAFLIRTASLALELENFVKQSDVSECEDSPSVNTTNTPNGVYWIEKRKSRFNRPNIILKSAPVSVAESLKKILFGRLKSVVLTSATLATAQKDGLGYLKKILGIEKTGEVILGSPFDYQKQVRMFLTRDMPDPNDKASFLPMAGERIMKYLNLSKGSAFVLFTSYDLMNRMYEHLYPELEKAGMAAYLQGKDLPRHKMLEEFKNRVGSVIFGADSFWQGVDVPGAALENIIITKLPFPVPSEPVVEAKIEKMEREGIDSFMGYFLPEAIIKLRQGFGRLIRTKTDKGMVVILDNRVVTKQYGRFFINALPKCETIVE
- the pabB gene encoding aminodeoxychorismate synthase component I; this encodes MLKMVSQDLQYPPSREELIDQMYYHSYPFFLESLMENPSFGRYSYYGSDPFLVLKSKGMRITVIKSNKVIHKTGNPFSELKEILKTYRLESAPLGEETAPFIGGGVGYMGYDLCHFVEKLPNTAKDDLGFPDMFFAFYNQLIVHDHLKNKMTLVRLVAADNSISKPICMSMTGRRFRIKETMPTKFVSNFSRADYLRAVKEAKEYIAAGDIYQVNLSQRFKTDFYGSPLHLYKKLSKINPAPFSAFLRPNPWQIVMSSSPERFLKVKDGVVETRPIKGTRPRGKTKSEDNKLKKALLESEKDNAELAMIVDLERNDLGRVCKYGSVKVTNARELESYQTVHHLVATVKGELSPDKDVVDLIKASFPGGSITGAPKIRAMEIIDELEPTARGPYTGALGWIGFDGTMDLSIAIRILLVDTPLNQTINKVYYQVGGGIVADSVPEAEYKETLDKGRALERALIESQNS
- a CDS encoding 7-carboxy-7-deazaguanine synthase QueE; this encodes MTNLAYMNAGTALNTANIFSIFASVQGEGIYVGVPQIFIRFTGCNIRCGYCDTAEALTPQAIARVEATPFSGNMTLLSNPLSIEVIAGHVKGMNDSFNGFHSIALTGGEPLVSNGFLKKLLPALKGTGLRIFLETNGTLPEKLEEMIEMVDIVSMDIKIPSSMQNGTIDWNKTKAFLEIASRKDCYVKIIIDDKIQEEELKKAGDLAASINPDMPVVIQPVSSGSNGKSGSCVSLKKLADAYGILRAVLSDVRIIPQVHKLAGWN
- the pilM gene encoding pilus assembly protein PilM — its product is MLANMFSPKELLSVEIGGEYLKLAHIKKSGSGVRVLKMVSKDIRPLSDDEISEFIKNYVAENQIKTKKVITFISPRYTINKNIELPSTNEAEIKEIINLQASRHTPYSRDEIVIDYIPIGVIKGGYTKVLLVIVNKDIIKKYQDILERTGLELTKVVLGKEIICRWFQELRGAQQEPVCLLHVDYAGTDFLVVQDGKVIFARNIPIGAYQLNYEGPAQQERFLKEIQSSLESYQVENVDKFKRVVMVGAVDKLAELPKVLGTQFGFSVMNEPYFDRASFMPEVQSVKEADSKEMSYLPALYAPLCYQLNDFIDLTPEDIRLREIMAEKSRDLIFTATLVMFILIVGSFVLYNKITTKQTTLKSFVGIYEKEHQDALKLKEFYKQTGVIKRYLDERTFALEVITEMYRLAPKTVWLNNISYVYEKDNRNLKLDGSGESLADIQRFIDSLKESPFFEVDKATKNMRGELYDFEVVCLFKKNKAVVKAEK